One window of Tenacibaculum maritimum NCIMB 2154 genomic DNA carries:
- a CDS encoding LytR/AlgR family response regulator transcription factor, whose protein sequence is MLKIVLIDDERDALEALEWKIKRVFEDVHITKCSSPVIGVKLVKEIAPEIVFLDIQMPEMDGFSFISQFSERNFKVVFTTAYDEYGIKAIKAKAFDYLLKPIDIDELTLVLVQVKKEVESRNVATKINISADGRIYLISKETVLYLKSDGSYTSVYLTSGKKIIATKTLKDIQKKFNFPEFFRVHNSYVINLDFVIEYNKGVNELTMKDGARVSVSRSKKSELMEKLYLDK, encoded by the coding sequence ATGTTAAAAATAGTATTGATTGATGATGAAAGAGATGCTTTAGAAGCGTTAGAATGGAAAATAAAGAGAGTTTTTGAGGATGTTCACATCACAAAGTGTAGTTCTCCTGTAATAGGAGTTAAATTGGTAAAGGAAATAGCTCCAGAGATTGTTTTTTTGGATATACAGATGCCCGAAATGGATGGTTTTTCATTTATTAGTCAGTTTTCAGAGAGAAATTTTAAAGTGGTTTTCACCACAGCTTATGATGAGTATGGTATAAAAGCTATCAAAGCAAAGGCATTCGATTATTTATTGAAGCCTATTGATATAGATGAGTTAACGTTGGTTTTAGTTCAGGTAAAAAAAGAAGTTGAGAGTAGAAATGTTGCCACAAAAATAAATATTTCTGCGGACGGAAGAATATATTTGATTTCTAAAGAAACAGTTTTGTATTTAAAGTCAGATGGAAGTTATACTTCTGTTTATTTGACTTCGGGAAAAAAAATAATAGCAACAAAAACATTAAAAGACATTCAAAAGAAATTTAATTTCCCAGAGTTTTTTAGAGTTCATAATTCGTATGTAATAAATTTAGATTTTGTAATAGAGTATAACAAAGGAGTGAATGAGCTTACAATGAAAGATGGAGCAAGGGTTAGTGTAAGTAGAAGCAAGAAAAGTGAATTGATGGAAAAGTTATATCTTGATAAATAA
- the porZ gene encoding type IX secretion system anionic LPS delivery protein PorZ, with translation MKKSIFFLAFMISLFTEAQTDFSDRWEDFYSYNNVKDFVKVDKLIYAIVDNAVFVYHIEDQSIEKLSSVNGLSGETITAMYYSKKYERLVIGYENGLIEVVDNDGRITISPDITNFNQSGEKRINNISEYNDKLYVSTSFAIVVYDIKKLEFGDTYFIGNGSSEVNVKQTTFLEEKIYVASNKGIYIATINSNNLIDFQNWNLSFVGNYQKVMVFKNKIFAADSSKLVEVNANGTITQIANYSEEIMDLKASSDFLTVALNKKVLVYNQLLNIVAEIKNIPEFNFTLNSANTIENDFFLGTKEYGLLKSTMSTPQVFEEIHPEGPLSNDVFSIASANNKLWVVYGGYDQVYTPLGYRKGFSFFDGRNWINTPFNPSFPVTDLNHISINPNDSEQVFISSMGDTTNENSVASGGLLEVNGTRIVNFYNHNNSSLEYIPATYPRRITVRVSGTVFDDRGNLWVTNVGVDTKLNKRNASGQWSSFDLESLFANNAFGMNDIVIDKNNTLWIGTRRNGVYIYNEKGNRKRALTTEVTKGSLPNLNVRTVAVDHNNRIWLGTLSGMVVYNNASNIFETNRYDAEPIIILDDGIPKKLLGDQTINTIAVDGADNKWFGSENGGVLYTNPNGQKTLSSFNKDNSPLPSNKILKIEVDIATGKVYFATNKGIVVYNSKVASFGEELKEVYAYPNPVLSKHSSVTIDGRNGTHLPKGTNVKIVDISGNLVYETNVVEGQELQGGKVVWDKRNLAGVQVASGVYIVLLSNKEGTETSTTKIAIVN, from the coding sequence ATGAAAAAAAGTATTTTTTTTTTAGCATTTATGATATCTCTTTTTACTGAAGCTCAAACTGATTTCAGTGATAGATGGGAAGATTTTTACTCATATAATAATGTAAAGGATTTTGTAAAGGTAGATAAATTGATCTATGCTATTGTAGATAACGCTGTATTTGTGTATCATATCGAAGACCAGAGCATAGAAAAATTGTCTTCTGTAAATGGATTATCAGGAGAAACAATAACAGCGATGTATTATAGTAAAAAATATGAACGTTTAGTTATTGGTTATGAAAACGGACTAATAGAAGTTGTAGATAATGATGGAAGAATTACTATTTCTCCAGATATAACAAATTTTAATCAGTCAGGAGAAAAAAGAATTAATAACATTTCAGAATATAATGATAAATTATACGTATCAACTTCATTCGCTATTGTGGTGTATGATATAAAAAAGTTGGAGTTTGGAGATACGTATTTTATAGGAAATGGCTCCTCTGAGGTCAATGTAAAACAAACAACTTTTTTAGAGGAAAAGATATATGTGGCATCTAATAAAGGTATCTATATAGCTACTATAAATAGTAATAATCTCATTGATTTTCAAAATTGGAATTTAAGTTTTGTAGGGAATTACCAAAAGGTAATGGTTTTTAAGAATAAGATTTTTGCAGCTGATTCGTCTAAATTAGTCGAGGTGAATGCTAATGGAACAATTACTCAGATTGCGAATTATTCTGAGGAAATAATGGATTTGAAAGCTTCTTCAGATTTCTTAACGGTAGCTCTAAATAAGAAGGTATTAGTTTATAATCAGTTGTTAAATATAGTTGCAGAGATTAAGAATATACCAGAATTTAATTTTACACTTAATAGTGCAAATACTATTGAGAATGATTTCTTTTTAGGAACAAAAGAATACGGACTTTTAAAAAGTACTATGAGTACTCCACAAGTATTTGAAGAAATTCATCCAGAAGGACCACTATCTAATGATGTTTTTTCAATTGCAAGTGCAAACAATAAGTTATGGGTAGTTTATGGAGGTTATGATCAGGTATATACACCATTAGGATATCGAAAAGGTTTTTCTTTTTTTGATGGAAGGAATTGGATTAATACACCTTTTAATCCTTCGTTTCCTGTTACAGATTTAAATCATATTTCTATTAATCCGAATGATAGTGAACAAGTTTTTATCAGTTCAATGGGAGATACTACTAATGAAAATTCTGTTGCAAGTGGAGGTCTTTTAGAAGTAAACGGAACCAGAATAGTCAATTTTTATAATCATAACAACAGTTCTTTGGAGTATATCCCTGCTACTTACCCAAGGAGAATAACTGTTAGGGTTAGTGGGACTGTTTTTGACGATCGAGGAAATCTATGGGTTACAAATGTAGGTGTAGATACTAAATTAAATAAGCGAAATGCATCAGGGCAATGGAGTAGCTTTGATTTAGAGAGTTTGTTTGCTAATAATGCCTTTGGAATGAATGACATAGTTATTGATAAAAATAATACACTATGGATTGGAACTCGAAGGAATGGAGTTTACATCTATAATGAAAAAGGAAATAGGAAACGTGCATTAACTACTGAGGTAACAAAAGGAAGCTTACCGAATTTAAATGTAAGAACAGTAGCGGTAGATCATAATAACCGAATTTGGTTAGGGACACTCTCAGGAATGGTTGTTTACAATAATGCATCTAATATATTTGAGACAAACAGGTATGATGCAGAGCCAATAATCATTTTAGATGATGGTATTCCTAAGAAATTGCTAGGAGATCAAACCATTAACACAATTGCAGTTGATGGTGCTGATAACAAATGGTTTGGGTCAGAAAATGGAGGAGTGCTATACACAAACCCTAATGGTCAAAAAACCCTGAGTAGTTTTAATAAAGATAATTCGCCTTTACCTTCTAATAAAATTTTAAAGATTGAAGTGGATATTGCTACAGGAAAAGTGTATTTCGCTACCAACAAGGGAATTGTAGTTTATAATAGTAAGGTAGCTTCTTTTGGAGAAGAGTTAAAAGAAGTATATGCCTATCCAAATCCAGTACTAAGTAAACATTCAAGTGTAACCATAGATGGAAGAAATGGTACGCATTTACCAAAAGGAACAAATGTAAAAATAGTAGATATATCAGGAAATTTAGTGTATGAAACCAATGTGGTTGAAGGGCAAGAATTACAAGGAGGAAAAGTTGTTTGGGATAAACGGAATCTAGCAGGAGTGCAGGTGGCTTCTGGTGTATATATAGTGTTACTTTCTAATAAAGAAGGAACTGAAACATCAACTACCAAAATAGCAATTGTTAATTAA
- a CDS encoding TonB-dependent receptor: MNYFYIFLFSLVSLSAMAQKVTVLDAETGKPVEEVVLFNKLQTISTVTNEDGVVDISDFKRTEVIYFSHVSYALYEVKKNILKKTKFQVFLKKESEQLDEIVLSVFKKKEKLNRIAEQIAVVSLKEIQRVSPQTSADLLASIPGIKVQKSQFGGGSPVLRGMESNRVLLVVDGVRMNNAIYRKGHLQNSITISPNLLDRTEVVFGPSSVIYGSDALGGVIHYYTKTPKISYENEIGGNLFSRFSSVNNEITTNISTELNFKKWASFTSISYSKFGDLKMGKNRSHGFKNWGSIAYFSENLDGDYQENPTRNSDSNIQKNTGYDQTDFLQKLFVPLSKKTDLKVNIQYSTSSDIPRFDKLSELKDDTDPSSLKFAEWYYGPQQRFLAASQLDISPEKKWLDKGTITLAYQNIKESRIQRKFGSLDRSYKKESVSVYSLNTDFVVPLARQRNLGYGFELAYNDVASTSFGKTLNVVDGEYAGFSGDFPVQSRYPDGGSTYLSTALYVDYRQDISSNSTLNTGARLTSTYLTAKWNDDTFIKLPNNDISTENTALTLTVGYVYKLNKTWQLNTVISSGFRSPNIDDIGKVREKRGKVTVPNVDLKPEHAYNAEIGVQKYFNNRKFRLGANVYYTFLNNYIYREGFELNDSGVIEYDGVKNLPIFANINKGTAYVAGFTTSYEGRLHQNWKTSGFVTYTQGKAYDTGDPMSSIPPLFGNFDLNYVHHKFEAGASFRFNAKKNISDYNLVEGIDNQSQTPIVDPNATKDLEKYYGTPSWSTIGVNSKYTFNENWALLGSVTNLFDEHYKEFASGVAAPGRNFSLALMVTF; encoded by the coding sequence ATGAACTATTTTTATATTTTCCTTTTTTCTCTTGTTAGTTTATCTGCGATGGCTCAAAAAGTTACTGTTTTAGATGCTGAAACAGGTAAGCCAGTTGAAGAAGTGGTTTTGTTTAATAAGTTACAAACAATATCTACAGTAACTAATGAAGATGGAGTAGTGGATATTTCTGACTTCAAAAGAACAGAGGTGATTTATTTTTCTCATGTTTCTTATGCATTGTATGAAGTTAAAAAAAATATATTAAAGAAAACCAAATTTCAGGTGTTCTTAAAAAAAGAATCGGAGCAATTAGATGAAATAGTACTATCTGTTTTTAAGAAGAAAGAGAAATTAAATAGAATAGCAGAGCAGATAGCTGTAGTTTCTTTGAAAGAAATTCAGAGAGTTTCTCCGCAAACATCAGCTGATTTATTGGCAAGTATTCCAGGAATAAAGGTTCAGAAATCTCAATTTGGAGGAGGTAGTCCTGTGTTAAGAGGTATGGAGTCAAATAGAGTTTTACTTGTTGTAGATGGAGTTCGTATGAATAATGCTATTTATAGAAAAGGGCATTTACAGAATTCAATTACAATTAGCCCTAATCTACTAGATAGAACAGAAGTTGTATTTGGTCCTTCTTCTGTAATTTATGGTTCCGATGCTCTAGGAGGTGTTATTCATTATTATACAAAAACACCTAAAATATCTTATGAAAATGAAATTGGAGGGAATCTCTTTTCAAGATTTTCCTCAGTAAATAATGAGATCACAACAAATATATCAACAGAGTTAAATTTTAAAAAATGGGCAAGTTTTACAAGTATTTCTTATAGTAAATTTGGTGATTTAAAAATGGGGAAAAACCGCTCTCATGGTTTTAAGAATTGGGGAAGTATTGCGTATTTTTCAGAGAATTTAGATGGAGATTATCAAGAAAATCCAACAAGGAATTCAGATTCAAATATTCAAAAAAATACAGGATATGATCAAACAGACTTTTTACAAAAGTTATTCGTTCCTTTATCAAAGAAAACAGATTTGAAAGTAAATATTCAGTATTCTACATCTTCTGATATTCCTAGGTTTGATAAACTATCTGAGCTTAAAGATGATACAGATCCGTCATCTTTAAAATTTGCAGAATGGTATTATGGACCACAGCAACGTTTTTTAGCTGCTTCTCAATTGGATATTAGTCCGGAGAAAAAATGGTTAGATAAAGGAACCATAACATTAGCGTATCAAAATATTAAAGAAAGTAGAATCCAACGAAAGTTTGGAAGTTTGGATAGGTCTTATAAAAAAGAATCAGTAAGTGTTTATAGTTTGAATACTGATTTTGTGGTACCATTGGCAAGACAGCGAAATTTAGGCTATGGTTTTGAATTGGCTTATAACGATGTGGCTTCTACTTCTTTTGGGAAAACGCTGAATGTAGTTGATGGTGAATATGCTGGTTTTTCTGGAGATTTCCCGGTGCAATCTCGTTATCCAGATGGGGGAAGTACTTATTTAAGTACTGCATTATATGTTGATTATAGGCAAGATATAAGTAGTAATTCTACTCTGAATACAGGGGCACGTTTAACAAGTACCTATTTAACGGCAAAATGGAATGATGATACCTTTATAAAATTGCCTAATAATGATATCAGTACTGAAAACACAGCATTAACCTTAACTGTTGGTTATGTGTATAAACTTAATAAAACATGGCAGCTAAATACAGTTATTTCATCAGGATTCCGATCGCCTAATATTGATGACATAGGTAAAGTGAGAGAAAAGAGAGGGAAAGTTACTGTGCCTAATGTGGATTTAAAGCCAGAACATGCATATAATGCGGAAATAGGGGTTCAGAAATACTTTAATAATCGTAAGTTTAGGCTAGGGGCAAATGTATATTATACATTTTTGAATAATTATATTTATAGAGAGGGTTTTGAGCTAAATGACAGTGGTGTAATAGAGTACGATGGGGTGAAAAACTTGCCTATTTTTGCTAATATAAACAAAGGAACGGCTTATGTTGCTGGTTTTACAACTAGTTATGAAGGAAGATTACATCAAAACTGGAAAACATCTGGCTTTGTAACCTATACCCAAGGAAAAGCTTATGATACAGGAGATCCGATGTCATCAATACCTCCTTTGTTTGGTAATTTTGATTTGAATTATGTTCATCATAAATTCGAAGCAGGCGCGAGTTTTCGGTTTAATGCAAAGAAAAATATTAGCGATTATAATTTGGTTGAGGGGATTGATAATCAGTCGCAAACTCCCATTGTTGATCCAAATGCAACAAAAGATCTAGAAAAATACTATGGTACTCCTAGTTGGAGTACGATAGGAGTTAATAGTAAATATACGTTCAATGAAAATTGGGCGCTTTTAGGTAGTGTAACAAACTTATTTGATGAGCATTATAAGGAATTTGCTTCTGGTGTTGCTGCACCAGGACGTAATTTTTCATTAGCTCTAATGGTAACTTTTTAA
- the recO gene encoding DNA repair protein RecO, with translation MAVISTKSIVLSALKYSDSSLIVKCFTEEEGVKSYMLRGVLKSKKGKLKAAYFQPLTQLQITASHNNKKTLNSIKEAQIINPYNTIYTSIIKQSIVLFLSEVLSGVIREEEENIQLYSYVEAALIWLDTHDSISNFHLLFLLNLSRYLGFYPDVSNQQKQHFSLIEGSFTDIAYEKLIISGDELSQFKKLLGINFDSIGKVSFNKSERQKVLRMIIRYFELHLEGFRKPKSLDVLETIFS, from the coding sequence ATGGCTGTTATATCTACAAAATCAATTGTACTTAGCGCTCTTAAGTATAGTGATTCTAGTCTTATTGTAAAGTGTTTTACAGAGGAGGAAGGAGTGAAATCTTATATGCTTAGAGGAGTATTGAAATCTAAAAAAGGCAAATTAAAAGCAGCTTATTTTCAGCCATTAACTCAACTTCAAATAACGGCAAGTCATAACAATAAAAAAACATTGAATAGCATTAAGGAAGCGCAAATAATTAATCCGTATAATACTATCTATACATCAATAATTAAGCAGTCTATAGTGCTATTTTTATCGGAGGTGCTATCTGGGGTTATTAGAGAAGAAGAAGAAAATATTCAATTATATAGCTATGTTGAAGCGGCACTAATCTGGTTAGATACTCATGACTCTATCTCCAATTTTCATTTGCTTTTTTTATTAAATTTATCTCGTTATTTAGGATTTTACCCAGATGTTTCTAATCAACAAAAACAGCATTTTAGCCTTATAGAAGGGAGTTTTACAGATATAGCATATGAAAAATTGATAATATCAGGAGATGAGTTAAGTCAGTTTAAAAAGTTATTAGGCATAAATTTTGATAGCATAGGAAAAGTCTCTTTTAATAAAAGTGAAAGACAAAAGGTATTACGAATGATAATTCGATATTTTGAACTACATTTGGAAGGGTTTAGAAAACCCAAATCTTTAGATGTGTTAGAAACTATATTTAGCTAA
- a CDS encoding sensor histidine kinase, with the protein MLLDINSAFYSCIRGALLMLFVYHLIIYIQNKDALHKYYTAYLFCLTIYLIRDVFTNEAIQYYYQYISFSMQYVGYFYFVCFSNTLINSKESFPKIYLVVKYLSRGFLAIAFLLIVTQFFLGYEAQKKVVAYSVPFASFCALYVFYMLSKKRTKQIFYLLSGSILFLMLANISSIKMIKGDLYLVAIPVHRMFYYFVGAIIQSTIFAVIIGNYYNEIAERKREVEVSLLKQRNQIARLKMTVLKSQMNPHFLFNSLNSINNFVIQNKIEEASDYIAKFSSLIRNVLQTTNNNTIPLSEELKILSIYIKLEQVRLKDSFSFRQMVDENLSSEDLAVIPFFLQPFVENSIWHGLSLKKGEKKLELEILKEGKSVVARIKDNGIGCEESQRRKLNNLIKRKSFGIQIVEERLKIMYPDEETSIRIQDISDSETTGTEVVIVFPLKYEDSRLL; encoded by the coding sequence ATGTTACTAGATATTAATTCTGCTTTTTATTCGTGTATAAGAGGTGCATTATTGATGCTTTTTGTGTATCATCTTATTATTTATATACAAAATAAAGATGCCCTTCATAAATACTATACGGCTTATCTTTTTTGTTTGACAATTTATTTAATTAGAGATGTTTTTACCAACGAAGCAATTCAGTATTATTACCAATATATTAGCTTTTCAATGCAATATGTGGGATATTTTTATTTCGTTTGTTTTTCTAATACGCTCATAAATAGTAAGGAAAGTTTTCCTAAGATATATTTAGTGGTAAAATACCTGTCGCGGGGTTTCTTGGCAATTGCTTTTTTGTTAATTGTTACTCAGTTCTTTTTGGGGTATGAAGCTCAAAAAAAAGTAGTAGCCTATTCTGTCCCTTTTGCTTCTTTTTGCGCGTTATATGTGTTTTATATGTTATCTAAAAAAAGAACAAAGCAAATTTTTTATTTACTGTCGGGATCCATTTTGTTTTTAATGTTAGCTAATATTAGTTCTATTAAAATGATAAAAGGAGATCTTTATCTAGTAGCTATTCCTGTGCATAGAATGTTTTATTATTTTGTAGGAGCAATTATTCAAAGTACCATTTTTGCAGTGATTATAGGAAATTATTATAATGAAATAGCAGAAAGAAAGAGAGAGGTAGAGGTAAGTTTATTGAAGCAAAGGAATCAGATAGCACGATTAAAAATGACAGTGTTAAAGAGTCAAATGAATCCTCATTTTTTATTTAATTCACTAAACTCAATTAATAATTTTGTAATTCAAAATAAAATAGAAGAAGCATCAGATTATATTGCTAAGTTTTCTTCTTTGATCAGAAATGTTTTACAAACAACAAATAATAATACGATCCCCTTGAGTGAGGAGTTGAAAATATTATCTATCTATATAAAATTAGAGCAAGTGAGATTAAAAGATAGTTTTAGTTTTCGTCAAATGGTAGATGAAAATTTATCTTCTGAAGACTTAGCAGTAATACCATTTTTTTTGCAACCTTTTGTAGAAAATTCAATTTGGCACGGATTAAGTCTTAAAAAAGGGGAAAAAAAATTAGAACTTGAAATATTAAAAGAAGGAAAAAGCGTAGTAGCGAGAATCAAAGATAATGGTATTGGATGTGAAGAAAGTCAGAGGAGGAAATTGAATAATTTGATAAAAAGAAAGTCTTTTGGAATACAAATTGTTGAAGAACGATTAAAAATAATGTACCCAGATGAAGAGACAAGTATTCGTATTCAAGATATTTCTGATTCAGAAACAACAGGTACAGAAGTTGTGATTGTTTTTCCTTTAAAATACGAGGATAGCCGATTATTGTAA
- the moaD gene encoding molybdopterin converting factor subunit 1 yields MIKISLLFFGIATDLVGNSSLTITIPSNTSVQELRQLLTTKFPNLKQITSYAVAVNEEYASKETILTANDTVAIIPPVSGG; encoded by the coding sequence ATGATAAAAATATCTCTTTTATTTTTTGGAATTGCTACCGATTTAGTAGGAAATTCATCCTTAACAATAACGATACCTTCGAATACTTCAGTACAAGAACTACGACAACTTTTAACAACAAAGTTTCCTAATTTAAAACAGATTACCTCTTATGCTGTTGCTGTAAATGAAGAATATGCTTCTAAAGAAACTATATTAACAGCTAATGACACTGTGGCAATCATTCCTCCTGTAAGTGGTGGATAA
- a CDS encoding CYTH domain-containing protein yields the protein MAVEIERKFLVTSNHFKKESFQKKYIKQGFLNSNKERVVRVRINDNKGFLTIKGASNKTGTTRFEWEKEIDLQEANDLLDLCEKGIIEKYRYLVSSAPHLFEVDEFVGDNAGLIIAEIELQHESENFKKPEWLGKEVTGKKEYYNSNLSKFPFNKWH from the coding sequence ATGGCTGTAGAAATAGAACGAAAATTCTTAGTAACTTCTAATCATTTCAAAAAAGAAAGCTTTCAAAAAAAATATATAAAACAAGGTTTCTTAAATTCTAATAAAGAACGTGTTGTTAGAGTAAGAATTAATGACAACAAAGGTTTTTTAACGATAAAAGGTGCTTCTAATAAAACAGGAACAACTCGATTTGAATGGGAGAAAGAAATTGATTTACAAGAAGCCAACGATCTTCTTGATTTATGCGAAAAAGGAATTATTGAAAAATATAGGTATCTAGTTTCATCAGCACCTCACCTTTTTGAAGTAGATGAATTTGTTGGTGATAATGCTGGTTTAATTATTGCCGAGATAGAGCTACAGCATGAATCAGAAAACTTTAAAAAGCCTGAATGGTTAGGAAAAGAAGTTACTGGTAAAAAGGAGTATTACAATTCAAATCTTAGTAAATTTCCCTTTAATAAATGGCATTAA
- a CDS encoding DUF3817 domain-containing protein has protein sequence MNNIFKIVSLLEGISYILLLFIAVPIKYFAGNPEYVKMLGMPHGLLFVAYIVLAIMLKYELNWNGKTFGIVCLLSILPFGTFFVGKYLK, from the coding sequence ATGAATAATATATTTAAAATAGTAAGTCTTTTAGAAGGAATATCCTACATATTGTTGCTTTTTATAGCAGTTCCTATTAAGTATTTTGCAGGAAATCCTGAATATGTAAAAATGTTAGGAATGCCTCATGGATTATTATTTGTAGCTTATATCGTATTAGCAATTATGTTAAAATATGAGTTGAATTGGAATGGGAAAACGTTTGGGATTGTTTGTCTTTTATCTATTCTTCCTTTTGGAACTTTTTTTGTAGGGAAATACCTTAAATAA